aaaatttaattttgtttaatatatatcataagcatttgtttttttgaaCTTTAAATGTAGTAATTACattcttttactttattttatatgcccattgtttttatataattattttttttttatttgtgatttttcttttattaaataattatattttaaataatatattctttataaattttttttttaaatttacaaatgtTACACTATCAgattatataagaaattaagaattatgaaaatacttttttaatatataaaaaaatggcaTTTCTAGTgatatttttactaaatagatttaaatttactaataatacaaaatgtatttattatgattggaaaaatatacataaatattgtaTGAAATAGtcttatatgtaatataaaaaagattttataatagaataaaaaaagactTTATTCGTTTAGTTTTTTTACTCATTCACTTGTTATACAACTATGCTTTCACAAAATACATTATGCATATGAATTAAAAACTAATTCtcaatatataagaaatgaaattaataagaaaaaaagtatcactacaatataattgttaataattgtaagagaactatattttttctgtaatgttattattatataatatatatttcatttgcatttttcttttttatttttacctttttaaaataaagataacGAAAATACTAcaatttgcaaaaaaaaactgtTCTTCAATTTTGATTAATATGTGAacatttgtgtatataaagGGCGCTATAACATTATAAGtaactttttattatgatttattattacGATATGGTGAGTTTTTACAAGAATTGATATTTTTAGAATAGTACAtaattgttaatataaatatgaaaaagatacatcgttaatatatatgttcaatAGTTTGTGAATATTACATGTAttagttataaatatatcaacGATTTAGGTTTTTTATATAGGTGTTCGTTATTgagttattttaaaatatttatattaaccCTATAACTATATAATCTTACTTCCATTCTTAATAGTAATTATTGTGAATATATTTTGagtataaaaatttcaataTAGTTTCTGTcgtaaaatatacaattacTAGTTATTAAAAGAGAATtctaattaattatataaatttgaataattataaGTATTTATGTGCATAAAGTTATTAGaatcataatttaaaaaaaaaaatagtttatttattttttacgtaaTAACAATTAAACCTCTCTTATATAGAATACTATATACTACGTAATAAGCATAAGAAAATTGAAGgtctctttttattttatatatgtaataattttttagatcattgatataataaaatattactatttttttttgttcttcttattatattaatatttcttctaaatatatataattaattaaaaataaaataaaaactatgTTAACAAATTTGAAAATGTTCATTTAGAAATTGTGtcttaatttaaataaaaatataattttcaaaattaattttacaataataacaaattagTACTTTCTGTCCTTTAaagcatatattattatttaatagatTAAGCAGTATTTTATACGTTAgatcatttaaatatattatggaaatgaaaggatatatatagtatatgtAGAAAATAAAGGAATACTATAAATGTTAGAGCAGAAAAAgttgtataaaatattattatttttttatattattaccattagCATATTATtgcaataatatttttttaaaatataatatttataaaatttgaattattaatggaaaaaaaggattaaaTTAGATATCGCATCCTAGacgtatataataatgcttAATACATAttctatattttgtattttttgaatatttataaatattaagatattcatttatcttttatattatgaaatacaataaaaataaaattatttaatttctgtattatattaaaaagttaaattgtatattttgagtatttatgaataaatacaaattttattaaaattaactttttatacataacattaaaataaaaattatataatatatttttaatgtttctATTCTTTATATCTATTGAATAcaacattttaattatatatatgttatattatgtttttataactaaataaaaaattaatacaaaaaatatattattatttataattaaaaaaatattatcatattgTCGTATCATTTCTTATAGAATATAGtacaattataaaattatatatcatggaacataaaattaagtccatctattttatgaaaattggATTGCTTATCCTTTTAACTTggatatatcatttttacaatGAAGAGgtatgatattattatttaaaaacttttgtgttttttatttaacaggtttttattttcatcaacTCGAATTTCGAGAAAGTGGTTATTTAAtcgataaaataataaatattttctattttattagagcacatttcatatattgtatggacagaaaaaatatgatataaaattatatttaagtaattttaGAATATTAAGAGGAtgtgatgaaaaaaataattcaaataatgTAGAGCCAGAACAACAGATACATAAAGATAAAGAGAATGATGGAAAAGCTATGTCCAACAACAGAAGGAAAAACGAACAAACAAACATACAATCAAGGAGAAGTTCATTATATGAAgaattcaataaaaaatataaagtgcAAAAGAAGTTAAtatatgggaaaaaaaaattatctcgttttgaaagaaaatttttcaagCAACTTGATTACAtagattttattataaaaaaaaaaccgtTATTAAGAAATAAGGCATACCGAAAATTAGTGTGTAAAAAGTTTGGACACAAAATGTTTTTACTTACTTTAGTACTCTCATTCGTGTTATTAGCATCATTAGGAGGTACAATTGGTGGTTTTTTTggtaatagtaaaaattttcttgGTATTTATTCTGGTAGTGATGGCAACAAtattatatctttaataCCTGAATATACAATATCATTTCTTGTGTTTTTGGGTACATTAATTGTCAtattgataatatatttagcttttacttatatgaagtttagaaaacataaaagaaTTTTGAAAACTAAATGTTagaattgataaaaaaatgttattatttatatagagTGCCTagtaatatgaataaaaatatgtattataattaGTTATATGTTCAATAAAGATATGCATAATTGCCTAAATTACATGAATGTACATATGCTAGCTAGAACTTTTGGTACTCAAAAGTAAATAGATGCTTTATTagtatatttgttattttgaaTGTATTGGTGCTACACAATATGTTTTTAGAGTCTTTCTTCTGTTATATTAAGTATTACAGTgtgatatttatatttatgtattaaaataGATACTGATGAATGGTATATGTATGtgagataaaattaatatattatggaaTAATCATGGAATTTTATTGATGTATGATAATTTGTGCTTGAAATAAAACTTGTTcgtttcaattttttatgttgctctagtacaaatttattatttttttaaataactttAATAAGATCATTGTTAGTTTTGAAATAAggataaatgtatatattctttatttaatagaATGAAGTGAAGATATGTTGTTgcattaatgtatatatatatatttatttcttacatataagcataaaatttattctataaaatacGTTTTATAACAAacacaaaattataatatttattgtaaatatatttttaataaatgattagttctatatgttttaaaagataaaatattaatatatcataaaacaatatctttattaaatACTGGTTTTATGTAACTTTAATAATTTCAGACTTCTAAATCTTCACAATTAAATGAAGagttaaaaacattttttaactGATTGTTGTGTCCATGGgtgtttttatttcattttttcaaaattacttaaatatgtattataaaaaatatttataaataaacatactataaattgtttttataacttatgataataaagaaCGGAAAcaaagaattaatttttattaattattgttgcatatgttaaaattcttttttatttttttattttttttatattactaaaagaatatatatatacatatatatatatatatataaataaaaagaaattatttccttaaatataaagaagcTTAACTTGTTATTTtagtataaattatgtataattaaaaatttttaaattaaaaaattatattataaaaataaaggaaccGTGACTATTTATccttgaaatatatttttttttaagtttctacatcatacatattttatttttaaattataatatggacaataaaattttaaatacatttatgtattaacTAATGAAAGTggtataaattttatatactaaAATTTGTAAGGAATGCagttttctttatttattattactattattaaaattattaatatgttttatgcataaacatttttccaaaatattatgcttataaaattagtttaattaatagaaaaaaattattaaaatagataataatttactttttctatagaagaaagaattatttatattctctatattctatattgtgcaaatactaaatatatttaaatattaagaaatcatataatttttttttactttaaaaatatataataaaaaaattattttattactttgctatattaaatagtaatttatacatttctaatatgtataaatgaatacaaattatattattttaattaacattacatttataaaaataacattaaaataataattatataatttagttTTAAAGCTACTTCTCTTTGTTTATatagcaaaaaatattatagctATATGAACTTTACTatgtatttacaaaaaaatagaaaagaaattaaatgaataattacgtacctttaacataaaaaagatactacattattgttaatttttctttactgaacatattacaaaattaaatttctatatgatggaacaaaaaattatgtttctcctattttttaaaatttctgggtttattttttttttatcttgtaTAAGTCATTTTAACAATGAAGCTGTATGATAAtgttatatagatatatcttcacttttcataatttttacgtgctatttttattattactgctcTTCAGAATTactttatatcatatattaaataatatatatttaagttcttttttttagagTACGTTTATCAAATATTTAGGTGAGaactataataatagtagcaaaatagataaaaaaaaattatagattattggcaaaatataaaaagtataagaaTTACAACGATGTAggtttaaatgaaaatatacaaaataaatgagagcaccaagaaaaaaatatatataataataaaaaattgggAAAGGGAAAGACCAAACAGTCTAATAtaagtttattaaataaggcACAATACTACACAGAATATATAGATTACAATAATGTAATGtttgatggaaaacattttcattttaaaaaaaaatggataaaaaaaaaagattatgatGATTAtgtcgaaaaaaaaagaagaatttgtgatatatctttaaaaaaattaaaatttagaaattatGGTTATGTCGTtgctatatttattattatttccttcTTTGGAATAGGAATACCAGTGTTATCAGTGATGAACTCTTTAGATACAGTATTGACATCTATTACTGAGTTTCcgttatttaaatattttgaacaAGGTATATGTGGATTGTCAGAATCACAAAAATATTGTCTTTTAGGAATAACGTTAAGTACAATTATCATTACTTTATCGATTATAGTTGTAAAGGCAATTTGTAAGatcttaataaataatgaaaaatatataaaatttaggTTAATGAATGactaatatgaataataaaaggcATATATACTTCTGCAAGGAATTCtttaatatgaattattagctataatatttttaatgataaacttaataagaatatatattatgtgtaaaatattataaatatacatgtgtataattaatatattctatagaaaacaataaaacattatattcttttttttttttttttggtgtaTTGAACATTctaatatttctaaatttatGTTTCAAGTTATATTCTTaagtaattaaatattatataataaatatacgtttatatatatatatatacatttttatgaaaaatatatatttgtgctttaaaatgattatataataacatagtTCACACTATTATACAGAAATATGAtaacttaaatttttaatgaaatattatacgttatatattataacatgTTGTaatctaatattattatttgttcatttattaaatgtattattttttaattaaaaaaaagtgtgtTCTCTATTGTATTTAGTGAAAcaatgtgcatatatttcGTTTCAtccatatgtatacatgtattttttttaatttgcaaaaaaaaaaaatttttatatggaaGATATATTTTACGTGAAATGTATCTTATCACATAAATATTGGaatcatattttatacatatattcagttcttttttcattgtataaatatgaaattataaatatataatgaattaatatacatttcaCCTATGGATTAATTATAATTGCTTAATAACTTGAGTATTCGGAATCATTACATTCTATAAAGTTTTTAAATCAactgttatattatatttgtacCTAATTCTAGTGTTTACACAATACTTCacaaattatttgtatatgtatttattgaaaatttatatattttatttattttttatatttttaatacgtTGTATTATTGGAtaataattaagaaaatactAATAGATAATCTGTTGGATTTCTTTCTAAATATCACTTATTAGGGATTAAATAATGGAAagtttatatatcatttctAAATGTGGTATATTcaattaattttgtatttcgTCAATAATTACGTTggatataattaataatttaattattaatatttgacacaattataaaattgaaaaaaacaaaagatttattttattagtaatatatattagtttttttttttttgtaatgttattttaaaaaacaaaattttttttaataagttTTTGGGTTGTATAACTTTTTGACATTACTATGATAGTGGTTGGGaacttattttaatatgtagcaataaaatatattagattaTACTAATTAcgataattatttaattgttattttgaattcaattatttataagatgttttaattttttaagaatttttatgaatatacaaaattcGTATATTACTTAATAACCTATATTCAATAAGTTGGCTAATTAATAGCTACCTTGAGATAATTTCCTTAtgttacttttaattttgtttattatatagtgTATTATTTCctaattttgttataataatatgaaaatatattttaaatgtaactAGTATTtggataaatatttaaagaaatatttatggATGTCTATTATTAGCTCAATATTTCTTGTAAagtatttaaaagaaaaatatgttgtattacatattatttaaaaaaagaaaaattaattgatTTTATACACtggtaataaattttatgatttatgcctatatataatatatcagtacaaaatatattatttccagagatctaataattataatatgggAGCTTTATTATTCTGATTAAAttgtgtaaaaatatatattaaacatcTAATGATGAACTAAAAATTGTGCAATATGTAACAAAATAagatagaaaatatattttttaatatagaattagtataaatatgtgaataagatatttttattagtagGTTTTATATCCCTAAGTTTTAatgtcatttttttcttttatctcTTCATATGATCAAAAGGATGTGATCATAATTTTATGGATGCTTTTATAGAATTATCTTGTAGAATTTTAACAGTAAATATTGTATTTGATTATTTTCAacatacaaatgtatataggAAAGAAGTTTATACAGacaagaaatatatttaatattgaGAAAGGAAATATCTTATatggtaaatatatttctgtaataaatttcacttttttcgttaataaaatgtttaaatgaaaaacattttaGCATTTaagtaatacataaataagtttttctatttatatattttttaaaacaatattCCACAACAATACATTCgtacattataattatatattaaatataaatattatttttaaggcTACATATAAATGCTTTATACtaattaagaatatatatgtatgctcAAACTAAACGTAAGTtcatcataataaaaatgtattactctttttctaatatatattatttgtaaaaaaattaaatcatcagtaataatatattatatatggaCAAATTTCATCAAatcttttgaaaatatataaaatttttggaACTTTTAAACTTACGCCGTTCAattgatatattataacttattaaataaaatacgtaATTTGATTATTAaatctaaaaaattatgttttagAAATAATCCAAAATAGTGGAACAAACATTcaataaagaaattttttttttatcattgtcCCCCGGAGCTTATTCGGACTTGAAGCGCACAAGACATTGTATAAAGAAAAgattttataattcatatattaataaattatttaatttggaggggataaattatttaagtataacatattttacttaataaaatatatataaatgaatattataaaaactaatatatatgtaataataattagatTACGTGTACGATTAATGATTAATAGtagtataaattatgtaataagttataaatttcatataacctacaaaaaatattctaaattAATACgtgaaaaacattttaaaacataatttaagtaaaatatgtaacaatcaaaatatataaaatattgtattaaCAGTATgttatgttaaatatattattagtcTATTCTGTACAATATTACGAATAACTTTAATAAGGAGATTAATCAGCACAATTGTTGAGGCCTCTgcttaaattaaatattcaaactaaataaataaaaaaaactaaaattaaaagatatttcattttaaaaaaatatgtaaaattattattttttttttttttaaggcataatattataataaaaattatatatttttgtttattacgATCTcgttaaaaaagaaaaatgattttatatatatttatactatgAAGGAAatcaataataaataaatatacaaaaaaaaaaaaagaaaaacattacATTTTAGAAGTAAAACAAAGCTTAATGTATGTATCAATGAAATGAGAGTAgacataaattaaaataaaataaaataaaataaattatttcatttaattttcgAATATATCacaataaaaagaaaactgatttgtataaatattatctgtattgtttttttttttttttttattttcatatgttATATTCGTATTGAATCCCATATTATCATTATgataaaattgttatattttaaaagaaagcatttttaaaattctctATTGCAAAAATACACATtcgaaaaagtaaaaaaatattcattactattttctcaaaaattatttataaaataaatcatattttAGTACAttaatcattaaaaataaaaaaaggaataggaaattttaaagaaaatctGTGAATTATGTAACATTGTGATGTTACTTGTCATTATTAATTTAGTATCtgtgaaaaattaaatagatatagtaaaagaaatttttcatatttaactAGCAGTATTCTggttaatttaattttttattctgttacatttaaaataataattttattatactgaAAAAacaagtatatttttatccttatacttaagaaaattaacgtattatatattttcttaaaaatttacttaaaattaatttatcacactcctttatttatatgtaaaacatTGATGCgtaaggaaaaatatacaatgGAAACGGTTATAcggaataaaaaataaaaacgtgaattataatttaacatGTACATTAACAAAGGCCAAGAATATGTAGTTGGTTACATAGAAcacgtaaaaataaatgaattataattaaaataaataaatagatattttttattatgttaaaaataatttttgtttttttggtTTCATCTCTACTTTTCTGTAATATTATACTctcattttcatattttgatttttttaatatgcatatgtttaATGACGATACtgtatttatgtacgtattatTGTAATACCTGTACTATAATAAGCGATATAACTTTAAtggatttattttattaataatattgaaataattacttcgtcaaaaggaaaatattgtGATTTCATTAGGTAATTATAGTGatccataaaaatatatttaaaagtataaaattgcttgaacaaaaataaataattatccattaagtttttatattaaaacaattattttgtattaaagtgaatatattaatactggtttaatatatatattatgggGTTTTTCTATAGCAGATATTAGTATTTTTTCACTATTTACTATTATAGTGTCAACGCTAAATTTACTTaggataaaattaattataataatgtaataaaaacgATACAATTACAATTTATgctatgaaataaattaggtgacatttttaattaagaaACATTTTAATTAGTATAAAtgctaaaatataaaaacatactCAAAAtgcttaatttttaaatatgttgtcataatttatacatatattattatatatgtatagtttttatttttttttctagaaCATCGTAAAGTTGAAAGGAAATTATAGAAATGGAAcaattaaattatgtatattctaattattcataaaaataataatatattacccttaatttatgtattatttctAATGTGGAAGATTACGAAAATATTCACAATTTATAAAGAGCATTTCACTAtttgctaatttttttttttatcattcaaTTTTCAGGAAGAAATTTTACAACAGTTAccttcaaataaaatatataaggaaTTTAAATCGGAGAAAAACGTAGGTAATAACCTTAATTGCAATAGATTCGATTTAGTAAAAACTAAATACAAAGATAATTGTATTAATCTTTGTAAAAAAGTTGcaagaaatttaaaaaatatacccaAAGAGGATGAGGTATGGAACTATAGTCACCGTTGTTTACATTATAAATACTGGGTATATGAAGAATTAAGGAAATTATTTGAAGAAAGTTCATCATATATAGATGTCAACTCAGTTGTCAGTGAATTTCGTAATCTCCAAACTTCCATTACCGAAGATTATAGGATACTAAATTGTAGTTATAATTTCGATgacaatattttaaaaggattgaatgataaaaaaaataagagatatttatatgaatattttgcAAATTATGAGAGTATTAAAAGTAAAGATTTTTGTATTTCTGTGAAAGTtgacatatataaaaagtatctCAATTCTATTAaagatttatataatgaaaaaaagaatgagtgttgtgaaaaaaacatattgaAGTGCCCTAACTATTTTCTGAATTGTGGAGATGAGTTTGATCCAAGTAAGCTCTTAGCTGAATTAGATTCTAATGAAAAAGTAGGTTGTAAtggattaaaaaatattacatatgaaactactaaaaaaaaacctGATTCTATGGAGTTCGATCaagattttataaattcattttatttcactGGATGTCGTATTCCTAGTAATGAGAGATCTTCTACAAATAATGAAGGTATGCCCTGTAATTTATTCCGAGCAAATGTTAATGTAAGAAGTGGTGTAATTGGAGATGGTGGAAATACTGAAGAAGATGTCTCTAATAGCTCATCTAAGGAAGTACAGGTGATAATATCTAGTACATATTCGGAAATGTCTGAATCTCAAAAAAGTACGAACCAGTTGCGCGTAAGTGGtccagtaaaaaaaaataatatgtcaCCTGAAGAAAAGACAGACGATAGTATTAGATGGTATTTTGGAAAAGGAACACTCACTTGTCAATCTAACGCTTCGGAGAATGATGACTACGGACTGTGTGAATATATGGAAGAGTTGGTTGAAGAAGGCTTTTTTATAAGAGAAGAAGACACTGGTggttataaatttaaaaaaggaaaaaattggAACCCAAAATACTTAGTAAATATAGCTAAAACTAAAAGGAGATTGAAATCAAGCTCATCAAGTTTTAGAGATTTAGGTAATTCCCAAATTATAATGATCAAAAAAGACATGCAAACTTATAGTCAGATTCCAAATAGACAAATATATTCTGGAAATTATgtagaata
This genomic interval from Plasmodium brasilianum strain Bolivian I chromosome 1, whole genome shotgun sequence contains the following:
- a CDS encoding PIR protein; this translates as MEQLNYEEILQQLPSNKIYKEFKSEKNVGNNLNCNRFDLVKTKYKDNCINLCKKVARNLKNIPKEDEVWNYSHRCLHYKYWVYEELRKLFEESSSYIDVNSVVSEFRNLQTSITEDYRILNCSYNFDDNILKGLNDKKNKRYLYEYFANYESIKSKDFCISVKVDIYKKYLNSIKDLYNEKKNECCEKNILKCPNYFLNCGDEFDPSKLLAELDSNEKVGCNGLKNITYETTKKKPDSMEFDQDFINSFYFTGCRIPSNERSSTNNEGMPCNLFRANVNVRSGVIGDGGNTEEDVSNSSSKEVQVIISSTYSEMSESQKSTNQLRVSGPVKKNNMSPEEKTDDSIRWYFGKGTLTCQSNASENDDYGLCEYMEELVEEGFFIREEDTGGYKFKKGKNWNPKYLVNIAKTKRRLKSSSSSFRDLGNSQIIMIKKDMQTYSQIPNRQIYSGNYVEYNILRNVFVRISIVVSLFTPFGSCLGKIKKRKKRYRTNFTVLNQERLQKRFIKRTYRNSSRRRFSVVNVER